From the Thermus brockianus genome, the window GGAGATCGCCAAGCAGAAGCTTCCCGACATGAACACCACCGACCTGGAGGCCGCCGCCCGCATGATCGCTGGCTCGGCCCGGTCCATGGGGGTGGAGGTGGTGGGTGCGCCGGAGGTGAAGGATGCCTAAGCACGGCAAGCGCTACCGCGCCCTCTTGGAGAAGGTGGACCCCAGCAAGGTCTACACCATTGACGAGGCGGCCCGGTTGGTGAAGGAGCTGGCCACGGCCAAGTTTGACGAGACCGTGGAGGTCCACGCCAAGCTGGGCATTGACCCCCGCAAGTCCGACCAGAACGTGCGGGGCACCGTTGCCTTGCCCCACGGCCTGGGCAAGCAGGTGCGGGTTCTGGCCATCGCCAAGGGGGAGAAGATCAAGGAGGCGGAGGAGGCCGGGGCCGACTACGTGGGCGGGGAGGAGATCATCCAGAAGATCCTGGATGGCTGGATGGACTTTGACGCCGTGGTGGCCACCCCGGACGTGATGGGGGCGGTGGGCTCAAAGCTGGGCCGCATCCTGGGCCCTAGGGGCCTCCTGCCTAACCCCAAGGCGGGCACCGTGGGCTTCAACATCGGGGAGATCATCCGGGAGATCAAGGCGGGGCGGATTGAGTTCCGCAACGACAAGACCGGGGCCATCCACGCCCCTGTGGGCAAGGCGAGCTTCCCCCCGGAGAAGCTGGCCGATAACATCCGCGCCTTCATCAAGGCCCTCGAGGCCAGCAAGCCCGAGGCGGCCAAGGGCACCTTCCTGCGCTCGGTCTACGTGACGAGCACCATGGGGCCGAGCATCCGCATCAACCCCCACTCCTAAGGGGAACCCTTGGGGGC encodes:
- the rplA gene encoding 50S ribosomal protein L1, which produces MPKHGKRYRALLEKVDPSKVYTIDEAARLVKELATAKFDETVEVHAKLGIDPRKSDQNVRGTVALPHGLGKQVRVLAIAKGEKIKEAEEAGADYVGGEEIIQKILDGWMDFDAVVATPDVMGAVGSKLGRILGPRGLLPNPKAGTVGFNIGEIIREIKAGRIEFRNDKTGAIHAPVGKASFPPEKLADNIRAFIKALEASKPEAAKGTFLRSVYVTSTMGPSIRINPHS